The Juglans regia cultivar Chandler chromosome 1, Walnut 2.0, whole genome shotgun sequence nucleotide sequence tctcatctcaaacATCTTCCACCTTTACTGGATAAGAAGAAAAAGGTTCTGCTAGCTTTtgcccttttttcttttcttgatctttcttcttcttttcttctctccatgACTCCACCTTATCATAGAACACCACCTTCTCCTAATTTTCCTTTAGATCTTAACGAAGATCATCAGCATGACCACCACCTCTTTCTTGCAAAACCGCAAgcttcctcttcatcttcttctttttccagcCGTATTTCCTTTAACCATGCTGATCAAGATCAAAGAGGAAGTTACTACTATAGGGAATCAAAGCACTTCCAAAATGATCAAGAGGTAAACAGACCCTATTTTACGTGactgaattttatatatatatatatatatatttatcttaatgATCATTTCTACTTCTAATTAATGCTTTGTGTACGATCTCACTGAATAATGATCGCTTTCCTGATTTTAGGTTGATAAATTTGTTTCACAGGGTGATGGATCATGTGATCCTCTAACGCTGAAGGATGAAAGTGCGAATAATGGACTCAAAGTCACTATTTTGAACAAAGagatcaataaaattgaagacCAAAGCGAGACCAGTTCAGCAAAGTGGATGCCTTCAAAGATGAGaatgatgaggaagatgataACTTCAGAACGAACGGGTTTGGATACACCACTTAACCCTATGCAGAAGTACTTTGAAGATCAGAAGCAGCCAAAACCTCCAAATAATTCTGAGAATGATAACATGAGCAGGAATAATTCTTTGAACAGCAGCAGCAACACCGCAATTAGAGTTTGTGCAGACTGTAATACAACAAAGACCCCTCTTTGGAGGAGTGGCCCGAGAGGCCCCAAGGTATATAGATTTTTCAATGCTTATCTTAAAGATCACATTGAAATAGTGGGAATATTATGTGTTCCATATATGTTATCTCTCTAATTATCATCACAACCGTCCAACTTTACTGTTGTTATTAGAGGTAATTAAGCACAgccgtacgtacgtacaatttTTTATCCTTGCTGTTTGAAACTCATCCATTAATGTTCTACCATTGTTATATATATGGTGCAGTCTCTTTGCAACGCCTGTGGAATTCGGCAAAGGAAAGCGAGGCGAGCAATAGCAGCAGCTGCCAATGGCACGATTCTTGTTGAAAAGCCACCATCTATGAAGAGTGCTGCTTCTGCTAAGGTGCAACACAAGGATAAAAGATCCAGCAATTGTTATGTTCCGAAATTCAAGAAGAAGTGCAAGCTCAGTACTACTGCTACTACTAccactagtactactactacccCATCTCATCATCATGGCAGAAAGAAGCTTTGTTTGGAGGATTTCACCATAAGTTTGAGTAA carries:
- the LOC109009635 gene encoding GATA transcription factor 21 isoform X2, whose product is MTPPYHRTPPSPNFPLDLNEDHQHDHHLFLAKPQASSSSSSFSSRISFNHADQDQRGSYYYRESKHFQNDQEGDGSCDPLTLKDESANNGLKVTILNKEINKIEDQSETSSAKWMPSKMRMMRKMITSERTGLDTPLNPMQKYFEDQKQPKPPNNSENDNMSRNNSLNSSSNTAIRVCADCNTTKTPLWRSGPRGPKSLCNACGIRQRKARRAIAAAANGTILVEKPPSMKSAASAKVQHKDKRSSNCYVPKFKKKCKLSTTATTTTSTTTTPSHHHGRKKLCLEDFTISLSKNSAFQRVFPQDEKEAAILLMALSYGLVHG
- the LOC109009635 gene encoding GATA transcription factor 21 isoform X1, whose translation is MTPPYHRTPPSPNFPLDLNEDHQHDHHLFLAKPQASSSSSSFSSRISFNHADQDQRGSYYYRESKHFQNDQEVDKFVSQGDGSCDPLTLKDESANNGLKVTILNKEINKIEDQSETSSAKWMPSKMRMMRKMITSERTGLDTPLNPMQKYFEDQKQPKPPNNSENDNMSRNNSLNSSSNTAIRVCADCNTTKTPLWRSGPRGPKSLCNACGIRQRKARRAIAAAANGTILVEKPPSMKSAASAKVQHKDKRSSNCYVPKFKKKCKLSTTATTTTSTTTTPSHHHGRKKLCLEDFTISLSKNSAFQRVFPQDEKEAAILLMALSYGLVHG